In a genomic window of Halobiforma lacisalsi AJ5:
- a CDS encoding SDR family oxidoreductase yields MSEDTVAPAELERSDIERFSDERFTGDNVAIVTGGASGIGRATAIVLAENGVTTVATDVDEDGLEGTVEKGEELGVEGEIHALPGDLTDDAEMAAVVEEAAELGDIRFLANIAGIQHIDAIEDFPMDTYDVMHQVMLRGPLYLSKLCLPHMEEAGGGVIGNMASVHGHYVTRDKVAYNMMKFGIRGLTRSIAAEGEGQNRSFSISTGYVKTPLVMNQIEDTAESRGITEREVVEDVMLGQARTKEMMEPVEVGNLFAFGFSQNARHLNGNDLLWDGGYTHTYE; encoded by the coding sequence ATGTCAGAAGACACCGTAGCGCCGGCCGAACTCGAGCGGTCGGACATCGAGCGATTCAGCGACGAGCGATTTACCGGCGACAACGTGGCCATCGTCACCGGGGGCGCATCGGGGATCGGCCGGGCGACGGCCATCGTCCTCGCGGAAAACGGGGTGACGACGGTCGCGACCGACGTCGACGAGGACGGCCTCGAGGGGACCGTCGAGAAGGGCGAGGAACTGGGCGTCGAGGGTGAGATCCACGCGCTGCCGGGCGACCTCACCGACGATGCCGAGATGGCGGCCGTCGTCGAAGAGGCGGCGGAACTGGGCGATATCCGGTTCCTCGCGAACATCGCCGGGATACAACACATCGACGCCATCGAGGACTTCCCGATGGACACCTACGACGTGATGCACCAGGTGATGCTTCGCGGGCCGCTGTACCTCTCGAAGCTCTGTCTACCTCACATGGAGGAGGCCGGCGGCGGCGTGATCGGGAACATGGCCTCCGTCCACGGCCACTACGTCACCCGCGACAAGGTCGCGTACAACATGATGAAGTTCGGGATCCGCGGCCTGACGCGATCGATCGCCGCCGAGGGCGAGGGCCAGAACCGCTCGTTCTCGATCAGTACCGGCTACGTGAAGACGCCGCTCGTGATGAACCAGATCGAAGACACCGCCGAGAGCCGCGGCATCACCGAGCGCGAGGTCGTCGAGGACGTCATGCTCGGCCAGGCCCGCACGAAGGAGATGATGGAACCCGTCGAGGTCGGGAACCTCTTCGCGTTCGGCTTCTCCCAGAACGCGCGCCACCTCAACGGGAACGACCTGCTGTGGGACGGCGGCTACACCCACACCTACGAGTAA
- a CDS encoding HalOD1 output domain-containing protein: MTGPIDSVDEDIVAQQRLETEQETPATQIVEIVAELEGADPMNVSPIYNCIDSLIGDLFSSPPPEEADATVTFSYLGYRIRVEQDGTTTVFQGSEA; the protein is encoded by the coding sequence ATGACAGGGCCGATCGACTCCGTCGACGAGGATATCGTCGCACAGCAACGGCTCGAGACCGAGCAGGAAACCCCCGCGACGCAGATCGTCGAGATCGTCGCCGAACTCGAGGGGGCCGATCCGATGAACGTCTCTCCGATCTACAACTGCATCGACTCGTTGATCGGGGATCTGTTCTCCTCGCCGCCGCCCGAGGAAGCCGACGCGACGGTGACGTTCTCGTATCTGGGGTACCGGATCCGCGTCGAACAGGACGGGACGACGACGGTGTTCCAGGGGTCGGAGGCCTGA
- a CDS encoding tyrosine--tRNA ligase, producing MDTYDLITRNAEEVVTEEEVRELADDPDGKRVYVGYEPSGVLHLGHLLTANKLIDLQEAGMEVVVLLADVHAYLNGKGTFEEIRDTAEQMKAQFIAYGLDEANTEFVYGSEFQLDEEYTLDLHELELSTTLNRAQRAMAEIQSGETAKVSHVVYPLMQTLDIEYLDLDLAVGGLDQRKVHMLAREELPELGYDVRPALHTPIVADLTSGEGKMSSSEGVTISMEDSTEDLEEKVNSAFCPPTRDPEGDLENPVLELFEYHVFPRFDEIVVERPEKYGGDLTYQEYESLAADLESGELHPADAKGTLATYLDDLIAPGREKLREIRD from the coding sequence ATGGATACCTACGACCTGATCACCCGGAACGCCGAGGAGGTCGTCACGGAGGAGGAGGTGCGGGAACTGGCCGACGATCCTGACGGAAAGCGGGTTTACGTCGGCTACGAGCCCTCCGGCGTACTCCACCTCGGACACCTACTGACCGCGAACAAGCTCATCGACCTCCAGGAGGCCGGTATGGAGGTCGTCGTCCTGCTGGCGGACGTCCACGCATACCTCAACGGGAAGGGCACCTTCGAGGAGATCCGCGACACTGCCGAGCAGATGAAGGCGCAGTTTATTGCGTACGGCCTCGACGAGGCAAACACGGAGTTCGTCTACGGCTCCGAGTTCCAGCTCGACGAGGAGTACACCCTCGACCTGCACGAACTCGAGCTCTCGACCACGCTCAACCGCGCCCAGCGCGCGATGGCCGAGATCCAGAGCGGCGAGACCGCGAAGGTGAGCCACGTCGTCTACCCGCTGATGCAGACGCTCGACATCGAGTACCTCGACCTCGACCTCGCCGTCGGCGGCCTAGACCAGCGGAAGGTCCACATGCTCGCCCGCGAGGAACTGCCCGAACTCGGCTACGACGTCCGGCCCGCTTTGCATACGCCGATCGTCGCCGACCTCACCTCCGGCGAGGGGAAGATGTCCTCGAGCGAGGGCGTCACCATCTCGATGGAGGACTCGACCGAGGACCTCGAGGAGAAGGTCAACTCGGCGTTCTGTCCGCCGACCCGCGACCCCGAGGGCGACCTCGAGAACCCCGTGCTCGAACTGTTCGAGTACCACGTCTTCCCGCGGTTCGACGAGATCGTCGTCGAGCGACCCGAGAAGTACGGCGGCGACCTCACCTACCAGGAGTACGAGTCGCTGGCCGCGGACCTCGAGTCGGGCGAACTCCACCCAGCGGACGCGAAGGGGACGCTGGCGACGTACCTCGACGACCTGATCGCGCCGGGTCGCGAGAAGTTGCGTGAGATTCGGGACTGA
- a CDS encoding small multi-drug export protein: protein MTPTTTLLDVASTLESTTGVSQYLLVFALAMVPAVEPFVVIPVAIGLGLDPFLTGVAAFGGSVAAVVAIVLARSRLTEWWRRQTGTDVTNASDRYGRARRVWKRYGLAGLAVAGPILAGIHLTALLASVVGPDDRVTIAWLVAGLAAWTGALVAASVAGLSVLGIS from the coding sequence ATGACCCCCACGACGACCCTCCTCGACGTCGCCTCGACGCTCGAGAGCACGACCGGCGTCTCCCAGTACCTGCTCGTGTTCGCCCTCGCGATGGTTCCCGCAGTCGAACCCTTCGTCGTGATTCCGGTCGCGATCGGTCTCGGGCTGGATCCGTTTCTGACCGGCGTCGCTGCGTTCGGTGGCAGCGTCGCTGCGGTCGTCGCAATCGTCCTTGCCCGGAGCCGGCTCACCGAGTGGTGGCGACGGCAGACCGGCACCGACGTAACGAACGCGAGCGACCGGTACGGTCGGGCCCGGCGGGTCTGGAAGCGGTACGGGCTCGCCGGCCTCGCCGTGGCGGGACCGATACTCGCGGGCATTCACCTCACGGCGCTGCTGGCGAGCGTCGTCGGTCCGGACGACCGGGTGACGATCGCGTGGCTCGTCGCCGGCCTCGCGGCCTGGACGGGCGCCCTCGTCGCAGCCTCGGTCGCGGGGCTGTCGGTGCTCGGAATCTCGTAA
- a CDS encoding biotin--[acetyl-CoA-carboxylase] ligase, translating to MNETRRAILEELSAGPVSGPELADALGVSRAAIWKHVEELREAGFEIESEPTGYRFEGVAAYDGPTVEFGLEAPFEVEYHDAVGSTNDRARELATEGAEDVVVLADEQTGGRGRLEREWAAPSGGVWASAVLRPGIAPLRAPLFTLAAAVATARAAREAGVDAGIKWPNDVVVPGDEDDGDDTGYRKLAGILTEMEGETDRIEWLVVGIGVNANIDADDLPAGATSIRDEAGDVDRRRFVQRLLEEFDALRTDLDSIVPAWRDLALTIGQRVRVDRPSGEVVGEAVDVTDTGALVVETDDRREMVTAGDCEHLRPV from the coding sequence ATGAACGAGACGCGACGCGCGATCCTCGAGGAACTCTCCGCCGGCCCGGTCTCGGGCCCGGAACTCGCCGACGCGCTCGGGGTCTCTCGAGCCGCGATCTGGAAACACGTCGAGGAACTTCGGGAGGCGGGGTTCGAGATCGAGAGCGAACCGACCGGCTACCGGTTCGAGGGCGTCGCCGCCTACGACGGGCCGACGGTCGAGTTCGGACTCGAGGCCCCCTTCGAGGTCGAGTATCACGACGCTGTCGGAAGCACGAACGACCGCGCCCGAGAACTCGCAACCGAGGGAGCCGAGGACGTCGTCGTCCTCGCGGACGAACAGACCGGCGGCCGGGGACGACTCGAGCGCGAGTGGGCCGCGCCGTCCGGCGGCGTCTGGGCCAGCGCGGTCCTCCGGCCGGGGATCGCGCCGCTCCGTGCGCCGCTTTTTACGCTCGCCGCGGCGGTCGCGACGGCTCGAGCGGCCCGCGAGGCGGGCGTCGACGCGGGGATCAAGTGGCCGAACGACGTGGTGGTCCCCGGCGACGAAGACGACGGAGACGATACCGGCTACCGAAAACTCGCCGGCATCCTCACCGAGATGGAGGGCGAAACCGACCGCATCGAGTGGCTCGTCGTCGGCATCGGCGTCAACGCGAACATCGACGCCGACGACCTGCCGGCGGGCGCGACCAGCATCCGCGACGAGGCGGGCGACGTCGACCGTCGCCGGTTCGTCCAGCGGCTTCTCGAGGAGTTCGACGCCCTCCGGACCGACCTCGATTCGATCGTACCCGCCTGGCGTGACCTGGCGCTGACGATCGGTCAGCGGGTTCGCGTCGACCGACCGAGCGGGGAGGTCGTCGGCGAGGCAGTCGACGTGACCGACACCGGCGCGCTCGTCGTGGAAACGGACGACCGCAGGGAGATGGTGACCGCGGGCGACTGCGAACACCTGCGCCCGGTTTGA
- a CDS encoding universal stress protein, with protein MYDRILVPTDGSSEVERALEYGFDLAEAHDATARVIYVVNAANYGGLPMETAWEGISDALRDEGREAVSRARELAPEDLAVETEVLEGAPSRIIVDQASTGDCDLIVMGTHGRGGIDRLLLGSVTERVVRRAPVPVLTVHVDPQETDEEPERKVAAE; from the coding sequence ATGTACGACCGTATCCTCGTCCCGACGGACGGGTCCTCCGAGGTCGAGCGTGCGCTCGAGTACGGGTTCGACCTCGCCGAGGCCCACGACGCGACCGCCCGGGTGATCTACGTCGTCAACGCCGCCAACTACGGCGGCCTGCCGATGGAAACCGCCTGGGAGGGGATCAGCGACGCGCTCCGGGACGAGGGACGCGAGGCGGTCAGTCGCGCCCGGGAGCTCGCGCCCGAGGACCTCGCGGTCGAAACCGAGGTGCTCGAGGGCGCGCCGAGCCGGATCATCGTCGACCAGGCGTCGACCGGCGACTGCGACCTGATCGTGATGGGGACCCACGGCCGTGGTGGGATCGATCGGCTCCTGCTGGGCAGCGTCACCGAACGGGTCGTTCGCCGCGCACCGGTACCGGTGTTGACCGTCCACGTCGATCCCCAGGAGACGGACGAGGAACCGGAACGCAAGGTCGCAGCGGAGTGA
- a CDS encoding amidohydrolase family protein: protein MELTGTILRGRTFEPVEGRVVVDDEGRIEAIEETAVESSDIVLPAFVNAHTHIGDSIAKEAGRGLSLEELVAPPDGLKHRLLRDASQAELVEAMGTPLRFMHESGTAACLDFREGDVAGVRALKEAADGTDVDALAFARGSVEAMEEGDGFGASGANDDDFEYERRATREAGKPFGIHAGEVDETDIDPALDLEPDFLVHMVHPEPDHLERVAETEVPIVVCPRSNLVTDAGLPPVEDLHERTTVALGTDNVMLNSPSMFREMEFLAKFSDLSAPDVLRAATVNGAEIADLEYGLIEPGRKARLTVLDGETPNLEGARDPVRAVVRRAGVDDVREVVTAG, encoded by the coding sequence ATGGAACTCACCGGCACGATCCTCCGCGGGCGAACGTTCGAACCCGTCGAGGGACGAGTCGTCGTCGACGACGAGGGTCGAATCGAGGCTATCGAAGAGACGGCCGTCGAGAGTTCGGACATCGTTCTCCCGGCGTTCGTCAACGCCCACACCCACATCGGCGACTCGATCGCCAAGGAGGCCGGCCGCGGGCTCTCGCTCGAGGAACTGGTCGCACCCCCCGACGGCCTGAAACACCGGCTACTCCGTGACGCCTCGCAGGCGGAACTGGTCGAGGCAATGGGCACCCCGCTGCGATTTATGCACGAGAGCGGCACCGCGGCCTGCCTGGATTTCCGCGAGGGCGACGTGGCGGGGGTCCGCGCGCTGAAGGAAGCGGCCGACGGGACCGACGTCGACGCCCTCGCGTTCGCCCGCGGCTCCGTCGAGGCGATGGAGGAAGGCGACGGCTTCGGTGCGAGCGGGGCCAACGACGACGACTTCGAATACGAGCGCCGGGCGACCCGCGAGGCGGGCAAACCGTTCGGGATCCACGCCGGCGAGGTCGACGAGACCGACATCGACCCCGCGCTGGATCTCGAGCCGGACTTCCTCGTGCACATGGTCCACCCCGAACCCGATCACCTCGAGCGGGTCGCCGAGACCGAGGTGCCGATCGTCGTCTGTCCCCGGTCGAACCTCGTGACCGACGCCGGACTCCCGCCGGTCGAAGACCTCCACGAGCGGACGACGGTCGCGCTCGGTACCGACAACGTGATGCTCAACTCGCCGTCGATGTTCCGCGAGATGGAGTTCCTCGCCAAGTTCTCCGACCTCTCCGCGCCCGACGTGCTCCGGGCGGCGACCGTCAACGGGGCCGAGATCGCCGACCTCGAGTACGGGCTGATCGAGCCGGGACGGAAGGCGCGACTGACGGTCCTGGACGGCGAGACGCCGAACCTCGAGGGCGCGCGCGATCCGGTTCGTGCGGTCGTTCGGCGGGCCGGCGTCGACGACGTTCGCGAGGTCGTGACGGCCGGGTGA
- a CDS encoding HD domain-containing protein — protein MKVIKDSVHDHIQVDGVARALLDTPALQRLRRIRQLGTVSLVYPSANHTRFEHSIGVYHLACEALEQLDVDGKRAERVQAAAMLHDVGHGPFSHNLESLTYRRTGRYHDDVHDLLADGEVGEVLREHDLEPETVADLVAGEGRFGQLVSGELDVDRMDYLVRDAHHTGVPYGTIDPGRILRELVFVDGELVLDEGNVQAAESLLVARALMNPTVYSHSVARISKAMLRRAAERLLDDPETDVDAASLQRMDDPDLLVALRSCDATSEFSRRLDERDLFKRAVWAEIDAVPGGVIEADHDKIRSFEREIADAADVDGEDVILDVPSRPSMKESTSRVMVSGEIRRLEQQSPLVEALRAAQYSQWRLGVYSPPSVRERVGQAAVKVLGLDIDGALVSEVRNGDDLETTLDQFVD, from the coding sequence ATGAAAGTCATCAAGGACAGCGTCCACGACCACATCCAGGTTGACGGGGTCGCCCGCGCCCTCCTCGATACGCCCGCGCTCCAGCGCCTCCGCCGGATCCGCCAGCTCGGAACCGTCTCGCTCGTCTACCCTTCCGCGAACCACACCCGCTTCGAACACAGCATCGGCGTCTACCACCTCGCCTGCGAGGCCCTCGAGCAACTCGACGTCGACGGGAAACGCGCCGAGCGCGTCCAGGCCGCCGCGATGCTCCACGACGTCGGCCACGGCCCCTTCAGCCACAACCTCGAGTCGCTGACCTACCGGCGCACCGGCCGCTACCACGACGACGTCCACGACCTGCTGGCCGACGGCGAGGTCGGCGAGGTCCTCCGGGAGCACGACCTCGAGCCCGAGACGGTCGCCGATCTGGTCGCCGGCGAGGGTCGGTTCGGCCAGCTCGTCTCCGGCGAACTCGACGTCGACCGCATGGACTACCTGGTGCGTGACGCCCACCACACCGGCGTCCCCTACGGGACGATCGACCCCGGACGCATCCTGCGGGAACTCGTCTTCGTCGACGGCGAACTCGTCCTGGACGAGGGCAACGTCCAGGCCGCCGAGAGCCTGCTGGTTGCCCGCGCGCTGATGAACCCGACCGTCTACAGCCACAGCGTCGCCCGGATCAGCAAGGCGATGTTGCGCCGGGCGGCCGAACGACTGCTCGACGACCCCGAAACCGACGTCGACGCCGCCTCGCTCCAGCGGATGGACGACCCCGACCTGCTCGTCGCCCTGCGCTCGTGTGACGCAACGAGCGAGTTCTCCCGCCGGCTCGACGAGCGGGACCTGTTCAAGCGGGCCGTCTGGGCCGAAATCGACGCCGTCCCGGGTGGGGTCATCGAGGCCGACCACGACAAGATCCGGTCGTTCGAGCGCGAGATCGCCGACGCCGCGGACGTCGACGGCGAGGACGTCATCCTCGACGTGCCGAGCCGTCCGTCGATGAAGGAATCGACGTCCCGCGTGATGGTCAGCGGCGAGATCCGTCGCCTCGAGCAGCAGTCGCCGCTGGTCGAGGCGCTCCGGGCGGCCCAGTACTCCCAGTGGCGGCTCGGCGTTTACTCGCCGCCGAGCGTCCGCGAGCGGGTCGGCCAGGCCGCCGTGAAGGTGCTCGGCCTGGACATCGACGGCGCGCTGGTCAGCGAGGTCCGGAACGGCGACGACCTCGAGACGACGCTGGATCAGTTCGTGGACTGA
- a CDS encoding Gfo/Idh/MocA family protein, protein MTLEVGVLGYRFMGKAHANAMARLPMFFPDAPEIERSVLVGRDEEALADAADRFGFESTATDWEAVVDDVDVFYNLGPNHVHPEPSIAALEAGTPVFCEKPLAPTLEEAERMAEAAREAGDDVPAGCAFNYRFVPAIQYAKGLLEDGELGEIRHVRGRYLQDWLVDPDAPWSWRLDEEMAGSGVLGDLGAHTVDLVRFLVGDDDLAGDIERLSGHLQTFVDERPVEGQDETRPVTVDDAYSAQLEFANGAVGTLEASRYATGHKNDHTIEIHGSQGSLRFSLERLNELEVHREGDRGYETILVTDEDDPYVDHWWPPGHVLGWEHTFVHENYEFLSAVAAGEADAFEPSFEDGLAAQRILAAIQEGDERGEWVSLE, encoded by the coding sequence ATGACACTCGAGGTCGGTGTACTCGGTTATCGGTTCATGGGCAAGGCACACGCGAACGCGATGGCTCGGCTGCCGATGTTCTTCCCGGATGCACCGGAGATCGAACGCTCGGTGCTCGTCGGCCGCGACGAGGAGGCGCTCGCCGACGCCGCCGACCGGTTCGGCTTCGAATCGACCGCGACCGACTGGGAGGCGGTCGTCGACGACGTCGACGTCTTTTACAACCTCGGTCCGAACCACGTCCACCCCGAGCCGTCGATCGCCGCGCTCGAGGCCGGCACACCCGTCTTCTGCGAGAAACCGCTCGCGCCGACGCTCGAGGAGGCCGAGCGGATGGCCGAGGCGGCCCGCGAGGCCGGCGACGACGTGCCCGCCGGCTGTGCGTTCAACTACCGGTTCGTCCCCGCGATCCAGTACGCGAAGGGGCTGCTCGAGGACGGCGAACTCGGCGAGATCCGCCACGTCCGCGGCCGCTACCTGCAGGACTGGCTGGTCGATCCCGACGCGCCGTGGTCCTGGCGGCTCGACGAGGAGATGGCGGGGTCGGGCGTGCTCGGCGACCTGGGCGCGCACACGGTCGACCTGGTCCGGTTCCTCGTGGGCGACGACGACCTCGCGGGCGATATCGAACGACTCAGCGGCCACCTGCAGACGTTCGTCGACGAGCGGCCTGTAGAAGGCCAGGATGAGACGCGCCCCGTCACCGTCGACGACGCCTACTCCGCCCAACTCGAGTTCGCAAACGGCGCGGTCGGCACCCTCGAGGCCTCCCGCTACGCGACGGGCCACAAGAACGACCACACGATCGAGATCCACGGCTCGCAGGGCAGCCTGCGGTTCTCGCTCGAGCGGCTGAACGAACTCGAGGTCCATCGCGAGGGCGACCGCGGCTACGAGACGATCCTGGTGACCGACGAGGACGACCCCTACGTCGATCACTGGTGGCCGCCGGGCCACGTCCTGGGCTGGGAGCACACGTTCGTCCACGAGAACTACGAGTTCCTCTCGGCGGTCGCAGCGGGCGAGGCCGACGCGTTCGAGCCCAGTTTCGAGGACGGGCTCGCGGCCCAGCGGATCCTCGCGGCGATCCAGGAGGGCGACGAGCGCGGCGAGTGGGTCTCCCTCGAGTGA
- a CDS encoding riboflavin synthase yields MYTGVVESTGRIQDVSRYENGARVRIAADTTGIKPEDSVNVSGVCLTVESVDDDGFEAFLSSETVRRTYLADLTPPVAVNIERPLSTTGRFDGHVVKGTVDTVTEVVDVTRLGDDRRFTFSIPEGYRQYLVEKGAVALDGISLTVTDCAEETFSVAVVPTTDEVTALSEKTVGDPVHFEADILAKYVERQRTIAGY; encoded by the coding sequence ATGTATACTGGAGTCGTCGAATCCACGGGACGGATTCAGGACGTGAGTCGATACGAAAACGGAGCGAGAGTCCGGATAGCTGCGGATACGACGGGTATCAAGCCGGAGGATAGTGTCAACGTCAGCGGCGTCTGTCTGACCGTGGAATCGGTCGACGACGACGGGTTCGAGGCGTTTCTCTCGAGCGAAACGGTTCGCCGAACGTATCTCGCGGATCTCACGCCCCCGGTTGCGGTCAACATCGAACGGCCGCTTTCGACGACGGGACGGTTCGACGGGCACGTCGTCAAGGGGACGGTCGATACCGTTACCGAAGTCGTCGACGTGACGCGTCTCGGCGACGACCGGCGGTTTACGTTCTCGATTCCCGAGGGGTATCGGCAGTATCTCGTCGAAAAAGGAGCAGTCGCCCTCGACGGGATCAGTCTGACCGTCACCGACTGTGCCGAAGAAACGTTCAGCGTTGCCGTCGTCCCCACGACTGACGAGGTAACCGCGCTCTCGGAGAAGACGGTCGGCGATCCCGTTCACTTCGAGGCGGACATTCTCGCGAAGTACGTCGAACGACAACGAACGATAGCGGGGTATTAA
- a CDS encoding sugar phosphate isomerase/epimerase family protein, with the protein MDIGVHTPPLADESLEGALAYLAEIGVDAIEPGVGGYPGEDHLPRREYLDDEDAQAELEAVLDEHDIHISALATHNNPLHPDDGRAEEADTELREAIRLADQLEVDVVTCFSGLPAGGPEDDVPNWITAPWPSEHADAHEYQWEVAVDYWSDLAAFADDHGVDLAIEMHPNMLVYEPHGMARLREATNERVGANFDPSHLYWQGISITDAIRFLGERDAIHHVHAKDTKVYEEQAREKGVLDTTAYDDEPNRSWLFRSVGYGHGESHWKDVVSTLRMVGYDGTLSIEHEDSLTSGREGLEKAVELLDRAVFRTQPGEAYWAE; encoded by the coding sequence ATGGATATCGGTGTCCACACGCCACCGCTGGCCGACGAATCGCTCGAGGGAGCGCTCGCCTACCTCGCCGAGATCGGGGTCGACGCGATCGAACCCGGCGTCGGAGGGTATCCCGGCGAGGACCACCTCCCGCGACGGGAGTACCTCGACGACGAGGACGCCCAGGCGGAACTCGAGGCGGTCCTCGACGAGCACGACATACACATTAGCGCGCTCGCGACGCACAACAACCCCCTGCACCCCGACGACGGGCGAGCAGAGGAGGCCGATACGGAACTCCGGGAGGCCATTCGACTGGCCGACCAGCTCGAGGTCGACGTCGTCACCTGCTTCTCCGGCCTGCCCGCGGGCGGCCCCGAGGACGACGTTCCGAACTGGATCACCGCCCCCTGGCCGTCGGAACACGCCGACGCCCACGAGTACCAGTGGGAGGTCGCCGTCGACTACTGGTCGGATCTCGCGGCGTTCGCCGACGATCACGGCGTCGACCTGGCGATCGAGATGCACCCCAACATGCTGGTCTACGAGCCCCACGGGATGGCCCGACTGCGCGAGGCGACGAACGAACGCGTCGGGGCGAACTTCGACCCCTCGCATCTCTACTGGCAGGGAATCTCGATCACCGATGCGATCCGCTTCCTCGGCGAGCGCGACGCCATCCACCACGTCCACGCCAAGGACACGAAGGTCTACGAGGAGCAGGCCCGCGAGAAGGGCGTCCTCGACACGACCGCCTACGACGACGAACCCAACCGCTCGTGGCTGTTCCGCTCGGTCGGCTACGGCCACGGCGAGTCCCACTGGAAAGACGTCGTCTCGACGCTGCGGATGGTCGGCTACGACGGCACGCTCAGCATCGAACACGAGGACTCGCTGACCAGCGGTCGCGAGGGCCTCGAGAAGGCCGTCGAACTGCTCGACCGGGCCGTCTTCCGGACCCAGCCCGGCGAAGCCTACTGGGCGGAGTAG
- a CDS encoding carbohydrate kinase family protein has translation MSHEILVAGETLIDFLPEEPGPISSVEGFDRRPGGAPANVAVALSRLERTPLFWTRVGEDPFGRYLLEILEEQGLPDRFLETDPTAKTSLAFVTHDETGDREFSFYRDGTADTRLEPGRIDDATLADCEWVHAGGVTLSSGRSREATLDLLERAAAQGCTVSFDPNHRPELWPDDETYRAVVEDALAHVDVLKATEDELAALGLEGESATALARAAREAGPDSVFVTRGGSGAIAVTDEGTASHPGYGPDVVDTTGAGDAFVAGTIAGLHEGREPSETLAFANAVGAAATTAAGAMAALPDREGVASIADGNTDPADEE, from the coding sequence ATGAGCCACGAGATACTGGTCGCCGGCGAGACCCTGATCGACTTCCTCCCCGAGGAACCCGGCCCGATTTCGAGCGTCGAGGGGTTCGACCGCCGGCCCGGTGGCGCACCGGCAAACGTCGCCGTGGCGCTCTCGCGACTCGAGCGGACGCCGCTGTTCTGGACGCGCGTGGGCGAGGACCCCTTCGGGCGATACCTCCTCGAGATTCTCGAGGAGCAGGGGCTCCCGGATCGATTTCTCGAGACCGATCCGACGGCCAAGACGAGCCTCGCGTTCGTCACCCACGACGAGACCGGCGACCGGGAGTTCTCGTTCTATCGCGACGGGACGGCCGACACCAGGCTCGAGCCCGGCAGGATCGACGACGCGACGCTGGCGGACTGCGAGTGGGTCCACGCCGGCGGCGTCACGCTCTCGAGCGGTCGGTCGCGGGAGGCGACGCTGGACCTGCTCGAGCGTGCGGCCGCACAGGGCTGTACGGTCTCGTTCGACCCGAACCACCGACCGGAGCTATGGCCGGACGACGAGACCTACCGTGCGGTCGTCGAGGACGCACTCGCACACGTCGACGTACTGAAAGCGACCGAAGACGAACTCGCCGCGCTCGGGCTCGAGGGGGAGTCGGCGACGGCGCTCGCCCGCGCGGCGAGGGAAGCCGGACCGGACTCGGTCTTCGTCACCCGTGGCGGCTCCGGTGCGATCGCCGTCACCGACGAGGGAACCGCGAGCCATCCCGGCTACGGCCCCGACGTGGTCGATACGACCGGCGCGGGAGACGCGTTCGTCGCCGGGACGATCGCCGGCCTGCACGAGGGGCGGGAGCCGAGCGAGACGCTCGCGTTCGCCAACGCGGTCGGGGCCGCTGCGACGACCGCTGCGGGCGCGATGGCGGCGCTTCCGGACCGCGAGGGCGTCGCGTCGATCGCCGACGGAAACACGGACCCGGCCGACGAGGAGTGA